A region from the Rufibacter sp. DG15C genome encodes:
- a CDS encoding glycosyltransferase, whose translation MEKIKVSVCMITFNHGQFIEEAIKGVLSQKVDFGLELIIGDDCSKDNTIEIVRNYEMEYPNIIKVIRPERNQGMMKNFLSTMQACTGKYIALCEGDDYWIDELKLQRQIDFLEGNSDFVISFHNSRFLFPNGSIKIQHKRGDLLCNMQDLIKENFIATASCVFRNNLFKEFPDWAKSLPFGDWTLHILNANYGKIKYHSEVMSIYRMHEGGVWSNIWTSNDPIKVLNAIRAKIEFYNNVDKLLSHKYACIIDRQKAKLFDKMLYECLRIRSGFKQDLLLLKFGISNRLVSSKFLISLLKYALKKYVILPVNNLNKTGL comes from the coding sequence CATGATAACTTTTAATCATGGGCAATTCATTGAAGAGGCCATAAAGGGTGTTCTCTCGCAAAAAGTTGATTTTGGATTAGAGCTAATAATAGGTGACGATTGTTCAAAGGATAATACCATTGAAATTGTTAGAAATTATGAAATGGAATACCCTAATATAATAAAAGTTATTAGACCAGAGAGAAATCAGGGGATGATGAAAAATTTTTTGTCAACCATGCAGGCTTGTACAGGTAAATATATTGCTTTATGTGAAGGTGACGATTATTGGATTGATGAATTAAAATTGCAAAGGCAGATTGATTTTCTAGAAGGTAATAGTGATTTCGTTATATCATTCCATAATTCGAGATTTTTATTTCCAAATGGTAGTATAAAAATTCAGCATAAAAGAGGTGACCTCTTGTGTAATATGCAGGATTTAATTAAGGAAAATTTTATTGCGACAGCTTCATGTGTTTTTAGAAATAATTTATTTAAAGAATTTCCAGATTGGGCCAAGTCATTACCATTTGGTGATTGGACTTTACATATATTAAATGCGAATTATGGTAAAATTAAATATCACAGTGAAGTAATGTCGATATATAGGATGCATGAAGGAGGAGTTTGGTCAAATATATGGACGTCAAACGATCCTATAAAGGTTTTAAATGCAATTAGAGCTAAAATAGAATTCTACAACAACGTAGATAAATTGTTAAGTCATAAATATGCATGTATTATTGATAGGCAAAAGGCTAAGCTATTTGATAAAATGTTATATGAGTGTCTGAGAATTCGATCTGGATTTAAGCAAGATCTATTGTTGTTGAAATTCGGAATAAGCAACAGGTTAGTGTCCAGTAAATTCCTGATTAGTTTGTTAAAATATGCTTTAAAAAAGTATGTAATACTTCCTGTAAATAATTTAAATAAAACTGGGTTGTGA